From the Manihot esculenta cultivar AM560-2 chromosome 14, M.esculenta_v8, whole genome shotgun sequence genome, the window GCCTGTCAGGACGGGCTAATGGGGTTAAGGTGTTTGGtctaaactaccgagtgatacTCAGGATACCAAAGTGTCTCTGAATAAAATCTTAGTTGCTAAAGTGTAGAAGCTCTCTGGTATTTTGATATACGTTTCCCTAAAACAAACtccatttttatatatttttttttcgtcCATTATACTGCTACTTGCTTGCCTACATAAGATTTTTCACTATTCATTTCTTTATTCAGCTATTGTGTATTGCATTGGTTAGTAACTCCATTTTTTGCATTATTTTCCGTCCATTATACTGCTACTTGCTTGCCTACATAAGATTCTTCACTATTCATTTTTTATTCAGCTATTTTATATTGGATagattttgcatgattgttcactatttattttctctattcATTTCTTGATTTCGCTGTTATATATTGTATAGATATTATGCCGTGTCAAATTCCTGGCATTCAAGTTTGGGTTTAGGAGGAACATAATTCTTAAGCTACTGGATTGCTAATATGTGATGAATCGATTCCGCATACAATAAATTATTCCTGCAAAATGGTGTTTGGTAAAATAGCAGATGCATTTTCTGCCGCAACAAGTCATTTTGCAGCCTCCAAGACTTCTGCTGTTCCATATATGTCATTTGGATTGCTGCCACCTCCTGCAGAAACCACTGATCATGGCTTTGACTTGGCCAACTCTagtcataaaaataatttgcGTCTTTCTTCATCTCTCCAAGATCTCAAATCATATCGACGACTTGATCTTGAAGAAGGGGATTATAACATTGGGATTGATAGGAAGCATTATTTATTGCAGAGAGAAAATGCTGGATCAAGTTTTTCAAAGGAGAAACCAATGCTTGGCAGAATCCCTTTTTTACGGAGAAAGTGGGTGCGATTGGTTATGATTCTTTTGTGTCTGCTACTGCTTGGTTTCCTGACTTATCTGATTACAACATATATtctttcttatttatctcaagGATATTCCAAGTTCTATGTTGTTCTTGATTGTGGAAGTACTGGAACTCGAGTTTATGTATATCGTGCATCAATTGATCACAACAAAGATAGAAGTCTCCCTATTGCTCTTACATCACTAACTGAGGGTCTTTCTAGAAAGGCAAGTGGACGTGCATATGACCGAATGGAAACCGAACCTGGGCTTCATCTGTTGGTGCATAATACATCTGGCTTAAAGGCTGCAATAAAGCCACTTGTTCGGTGGGCTGAGAAGCAAATCCCTGAGCGTGCTCATAAGACTACGTCCCTTTTCCTTTATGCTACAGCTGGGGTTCGCAGGCTGCCAACCGCTGATTCAAAATGGCTTCGAGACAAAGTATGGTCGATACTAAAGGAATCACCTTTCCTGTGCAAGAGAACATGGATCAAGGTTATTAGTGGAATGGATGAAGCTTACTATGGATGGATAGCCCTTAACTATCAAACGGGTGTATTAGGGAACACTCCCAAGAAAGCAACATTTGGTGCACTTGACATGGGTGGCTCATCATTACAGGTGACATTTGAGAGCAAGAAACATGGGCATAATATGACTGACTTAAACCTTAGGATTGGAGCTGCTAATCATCACCTCACTGCATATTCTCTTGCTGGCTATGGTTTAAATGATGCATTTGACAAGTCAGTTGTCCATATTTTAAGAGGGCTTCCAAATGCAGATTTAGCAAGTGAAAACATAGAAATTAAGCATCCTTGCCTACAATCTGGCTATAAGGAGCAATACATCTGTTCTCAGTGTGCTTCtagtcaacaaaatagtccaaCTGCTGTTGTTGTAGGAAGAAATTCAGTTAAGGGAGTCAAGTCAGGAGTTCCTGTGCAGCTTATTGGTGCTCCAAATTGGGAAGAATGTAGTGCACTGGCCAAAGTTGCCATCAATTTGTCTGAATGGTCTAATCAAACTGCCGCAGTTGATTGTGATTTGCAACCTTGTGCTCTTCCTGACATTTTTCCACGCCCTTATGGTCGGTTCTATGGAATGTCTGGCTTTTTTGTGGTTTATCGGTTTTTTAACCTGACTTCAGAAGCTACACTTGATGATGTTTTGGAGAAGGGTCAAGAATTCTGTGAAAAGACCTGGGAAGTTGCAAGGAAAAGTGTTTCTCCACAGCCTTTTATTGAACAATATTGCTTCAGGGCACCATACATAGTGTTTTTGTTGAGAGAGGGTTTACATATCACAGATAACCAAATCATTATTGGTTCTGGAAGTATTACTTGGACTCTTGGGGTTGCTTTATTTGAAGCTGGGAAAGCATTTTCACCGAGACTGCGACTTCCTAGTTATCAAATACTCCAAGTGAGGATACATCCAATAGTTCTTATTGTCATTCTGATCATTTCCTTGATTTTGCTGTTTTGTGCAATATCATGTCTTGCAAATTGGACGCCTAGAATTTTTCGAAGACCATATCTTATGCTTTTCAAGCATAACAGTGGATCTGCTACATCCGTTCTTAGTATCCCTTCACCATTCCGGTTCCAGCGATGGAGTCCTATTAGTTCTGGTGAGCTTTGTGGTTCTTTTTCATTTGCTTTTAATTTTGAGATTTCAGTTAATAGTACTTCACATTTGGCACATTATTCAATACTTGTAACACACTATATAGTCCATATGCATGATTCACTTGCAAATTGCTCAGCTTTCCAGGGGAAAtaattttgtgcttaattacTAGGCTTTTTTCCCCCTTCTTCCTATGGAGGAATCTCTTTGGGGAATATGAGATACCTGAATTGTATGGCAGAGATTTTCAAACATGAATATGAAGCAATAAAAtaatacaagaaaaaaaaactcaaaattttGTCTTATTAAGATCCATTTATTGTGTATTAGTAGGTTCTTTTCCCAGGTTTTTTGAAAGGAATTTGTTGTTGAATTTTAATCAAGCAGTCATAGTTTTGTGAGTTCTACTGGAATATAGACAGCATATAATTTAATTGCTGGAAAGTTTTGGAGAAGTCCCATTTATTTCATATATATGGTCTCGACAAGACTGCATCATTGTTCCAGTAGTCAGTCTTTTGAAGAGTTATGCAGAGTGTAGAAGTCATGTAGAATTTTGAAACATTTAGACAGGCAAGCAACACACAATTTAATTCTACAATATTTTGGGTAAACATATAATTGCTAGGTGAATGGCTGCCTTTTGTCTTTATTGCCTAAGAACTTGTTTGATTCTCCAAAGCacagattaaaaattaaataagttgcAATAAAATGAATTAGTTCCTTAAGGGTTTGAGGCGCTTCTGAGAATTTTGTTAAGCTATATTGGTACCCATCATTCTACACCCGCCCTTATCAACATTCTTTGGGACTTTTCCTTTCTGTCACATGTCGCTGGTCGAAATCACAAAAGTATTTGTTTGTAGGTTATATATTTTACATGACATTTGTTACCatttttgttttctattatcTTCTTGTGGATTTTTTTTACCTTGTTCGATATTTGAAGGAAATGTTAACTTTGTACTCAGGGGATGGAAGAGCAAAGATGCCACTTAGTCCAACAATTGCTGGTAGCCAACAACGATCTTTTGGCTTGGGGCATGGTCTAGGCGGTAGCGGCATCCAGCTTATAGAGTCATCCTTTTACCCATCAACCAGTGGTGTATCACATAGTTATTCTTCAAGTAGCTTAGGACAGATGATTGACAGTAATAGCATGGGTTCATTGTGGTCTCCTCACAGAAGTCAGACGAGTCTTCAAAGCAGGAGATCACAATCTCGAGAGGACCTTAGTTCTTCTTTGGCTGAGGCACACATGGTGAAGGGTTAAGGAATAAACTTCCTGAAGTTATGGTATGCTAACTTCTTTCTTTCCTACATTTATTTTTCCAGGGAAAAGGATTTAAACATCTTACTGGTagggaaaagagagagagagaagagagattttttttttttgtgggggTGGGTGGGTGGGGGTGTGTCTGGCTGGctgaatttgaaaatattttagcaaTGGATTTATTCAACAAAAGATTGCAGACATTCTTTCTAACACACGTTGAGAATATAGTGCCCTTGCCTGAAATTTTTCTCATGACAGTGTCTTTGGGAAACTAAACTTTTGCATatgcacaaaaaataaaataaaataaaataaaaactattctGGTAACAGCAACTGAGAAAAATTTTCCAAAGATGGAATTCATGTAAGGGCAAATTTATCATCACTTAACCTGTGTCAGCATGCTGATCTGTGTGATTGATGGTAGACAAGGAAATTTATGCATGTCCAGTTTCTATTTGTGTTCCCTTCAACTGAAATATCGTTAAAGAAATCAAAATGCACGTTATCTTTTGATTGATCTTACTGTGTTCCCAGTACATATATATGATAGATATTCCCAGTATTACAGGTTAATAATATTGTGGGGCTGTTCTCATCATTGGTTTCAACAGAGTTCACTCAGCAGAGCTTTCAGCACTTGTTAAGTGGGTTGCTTTGCCAATTTTCCCCAATTTAACCAAGCCTGATTTCTAAAGATCCCAAGCCATGGTTCCTACCTCCACTGGTTGGAAAAAAATTCATTCCTGCCATTATCAGACAATAATTTGATGCACTTGCACCGCGAGGTATTATTCACAGTTGATCTGGGTGGCTGGATGACCATTTTTACGCAAAGGTGGAAGCTTAGATGCACCATTCACGACTCTTCATTACATACCAGTTTGACTCGAATTAGCCATAGCTTCGTAGAAATTTCTTCTTTTGTTTGTCTCACTTTGTTGTGCTGCAAATGATATGGGTTTCATGGAGGATTATGGTACGATATACCCATTGTtgtcttacttatacatgccatAGTTATAAATGAAAGTACATTGCAAGGCCAGCcaggtttatatatatatatatatatatatatttctggaCTTTATTTTTCCCAGCTTATTTTTTTCCCCTTTCATTTTCTGTTGTTTGGTAGAAAATAAGATCGCACCAGGCAGAAGGCAGAATTTGTCTTGGAATTTAGGATTTGAAAATATCACAAGTGATATTTTTACTATATAAGCATTAAGTTATATATTGGAGTCGTCTTCTGGACTATGAAATTTGTAGTTTAAACTCCATGAGTTCAAATTTCCTAACCTCATGCAAGTCAAAATAATATTCTATGATTGCGAATGAGTTTAATCATGCTTTTAAAGAATTATTGCACAGGATCTTTAATTAATAATAGCATAATCGTTCACCATACCAAGATCAAAACTCTATTGCCATAGCCGTTTATTCATCACCTTCATCTTCTCATCTCATATAGAAGAGGCTGAAATAAATCTCATTTATTGCCTTCATCCCCTTATATGTTCTTGAAGCTTCAACCGACAAGTGATACTTTCTCTTTCTTCCTTCATGTAGGTGAtgactttctttttttcttttttcacttcTGATTTCAATCTACTTCCTCTCAAGTTATACAAGCAGTATCTCAAATTACTGGTATTTCCTCTATCCCTCTTTTGGAGAATTTGAAATTACCTGAAATTAAATTTGGAGTTTCTTTCccttttaaaaggaaaaaaaataaactagtTTACAAATGGAATCAAGCCAGCCGGTTTAGTGCATTACAAGTCGAATAGTGGTCAATTCGGATTTGAATGGATTTGATTTCAAATTGAACTAGTCCAGTTTTGGTTTTGCATCAGACCGTGACGACCTCTATCTTTAGTCCTCATGAACCTTTTCTACTATGCTTTTCTATGCCTAAGTGAACAGGAAATATAATGGTGCAAATGGGCTAAATATATTTCAAACTACTCTTGTGAATTGCATATGTGTATGTTGTTAAAACATGTTATTTTGATTAAGTTAACTCATGGGTTTGGATAAATAGACAAATGTGTATAATTAAATGTTAATTTGTGGTTTTTCagaaaaattatctaaatttaaaagaacAACAAGTAAGTGGATTAGATATCGAAGGAGTTGGAGCAATAATTGAAGAGAATGAGTTGTTCATTCAAGGAATGAGTGGGTGGCAATGAAGCCAAGTTTATGGATTAAGGAGTGCTACCTCATCTGCCTACATCCAATTAGAACCAGGGATACATCAATAAATGTGCTAACATCCCAATCACTAgagtagaaaaagaaaatgaaagagaagTATAATAATTTGCAAAAGTTTATAGAGGACCaaaattgcatatttttattagTGTCATCATCATCTAATGTCTATCTAGCCTATAGGTCCTCTGACACCTTACATATAGGATAGGATGAGACATGCTTCTAGTTAACTTGATAAATTCTATATTATGAATTTGTTATTATActgttttactttttaatactttttaaatctttaaatttcttGACGGTGTTTGGATCTATtatataacgacccgaaaatcggaccgctaccagcgctagaatccagatcgacttaaggtcgccgagacccgtagcaagcctaacatacatcctgtatacctgttaaatcccatacatgatcatacatatacttaaaaccataaactttttctttcttacttaaaaccataaaatacatgaaaacattttataaaaacatgtttttacccttctaggggtttctgacatccgagattccaccggacggtaggaattccgataccggagtctagccgggtattatatattatctatttttaatatttatgtttaatgaGTTTGActatctatttttagtatttacgCTTAATAAGTTGGActatctatttttagtatttatgctTAATGAGTTAGACTATATTGGTATTTTTGCAGCATTGTGGATTGAAATATATAAGtccatattattattacaatagatttatgaatatatttagaaaaaagaGATAAATTCGCCTCAAAGTAGACTAATCAGTGACCAATCAGTAATCAATTGGCCACTAAACAGTAAAAAAAACACtccaaataataaaaactaGCTCCAATTTAATTATCAATTAGTGACTAAATGATGACTAAATAATAATCATTTAGCGTCCACTTTAATTTGCGACTATATaacttttcaaaaataaaaaaaattgaagttatATTCAACTTCCATATCGCAACTAATTTACTTATAAAGTTGCAACTAATTAGCAATCAATCCACAACTACAATGCAATGATGATTTTACGATTAAATTAGCGATCGCAATTCTATTGGTGAACTTGTATTGGTGTTTGAATAACGACCAATCATTAGCGACCAAAACTTAAGTGATCATTGGGGTTGAGTAGTTTTTGGTCTAAACCCAAAAATCAAACTATTCCGCTCAGTTCaaccttttattttaaaaaatatgtatatatatacctCATCAAAGCCTAACTCACCTACCACCCTTATTTTAGGGGTGTAAATGAGCCAAGccgttcgtgagctattcgaggttcgattcgataaaagctcgaccgagctcgactcgatttctaaacgagccaagctcgagcttaatttttaggctcgtttggtaaacgagccaagcttgagctccatagtattcgg encodes:
- the LOC110600589 gene encoding probable apyrase 7 — its product is MVFGKIADAFSAATSHFAASKTSAVPYMSFGLLPPPAETTDHGFDLANSSHKNNLRLSSSLQDLKSYRRLDLEEGDYNIGIDRKHYLLQRENAGSSFSKEKPMLGRIPFLRRKWVRLVMILLCLLLLGFLTYLITTYILSYLSQGYSKFYVVLDCGSTGTRVYVYRASIDHNKDRSLPIALTSLTEGLSRKASGRAYDRMETEPGLHLLVHNTSGLKAAIKPLVRWAEKQIPERAHKTTSLFLYATAGVRRLPTADSKWLRDKVWSILKESPFLCKRTWIKVISGMDEAYYGWIALNYQTGVLGNTPKKATFGALDMGGSSLQVTFESKKHGHNMTDLNLRIGAANHHLTAYSLAGYGLNDAFDKSVVHILRGLPNADLASENIEIKHPCLQSGYKEQYICSQCASSQQNSPTAVVVGRNSVKGVKSGVPVQLIGAPNWEECSALAKVAINLSEWSNQTAAVDCDLQPCALPDIFPRPYGRFYGMSGFFVVYRFFNLTSEATLDDVLEKGQEFCEKTWEVARKSVSPQPFIEQYCFRAPYIVFLLREGLHITDNQIIIGSGSITWTLGVALFEAGKAFSPRLRLPSYQILQVRIHPIVLIVILIISLILLFCAISCLANWTPRIFRRPYLMLFKHNSGSATSVLSIPSPFRFQRWSPISSGDGRAKMPLSPTIAGSQQRSFGLGHGLGGSGIQLIESSFYPSTSGVSHSYSSSSLGQMIDSNSMGSLWSPHRSQTSLQSRRSQSREDLSSSLAEAHMVKG